In one Gossypium hirsutum isolate 1008001.06 chromosome D09, Gossypium_hirsutum_v2.1, whole genome shotgun sequence genomic region, the following are encoded:
- the LOC107891966 gene encoding uncharacterized GPI-anchored protein At3g06035 — translation MAFSKLSLFFSLLLLSFLSLNSLVSCDTDEEDNLLKGINNYRASLNLTILKKNDNAECLADELADQFKNQPCTNSTGANTVPGTEPQFANYPNLLAKCHLNVSNTRDGAVMPACVPNLVPNLVLTNFTQSQYNDNLNDTKYTGVGIGSDGDWIVVVLTTGTPEGSYSPATGAASVASKIGIIYHVLFLVMAAFYLL, via the exons ATGGCATTTTCAAAGCTCTCCCTTTTCTTCTCATTGctcctcctttcctttctctcccTCAACTCCCTTGTCTCCTGCGACACTG ATGAGGAGGATAATCTTCTTAAAGGCATAAACAATTACCGGGCTTCATTGAACTTGACAATTCTGAAGAAAAATGACAATGCCGAGTGCCTAGCTGATGAACTAGCGGATCAATTTAAGAACCAACCTTGCACAAACTCCACCGGTGCCAACACCGTTCCGGGCACTGAACCGCAGTTTGCCAACTACCCAAACCTTCTGGCCAAATGCCATTTGAATGTCTCCAACACAAGGGATGGAGCAGTAATGCCTGCTTGTGTTCCTAACCTAGTTCCAAATCTTGTACTCACTAACTTTACACAGTCTCAGTATAATGATAACCTCAATGATACCAAGTATACAGGAGTTGGGATCGGTTCCGATGGAGACTGGATAGTAGTTGTTCTCACTACAGGCACACCTGAAGGAAGCTATTCGCCAGCTACTGGTGCAGCTAGTGTGGCTTCCAAGATTGGTATAATTTATCACGTTTTATTCCTCGTGATGGCGGCTTTTTACTTGTTATAA